Proteins encoded in a region of the Triticum dicoccoides isolate Atlit2015 ecotype Zavitan chromosome 3A, WEW_v2.0, whole genome shotgun sequence genome:
- the LOC119269671 gene encoding uncharacterized protein LOC119269671 — protein sequence MDPGKEQTGTAEPGAAACRTRAVCGTEYSWCRAVLGGTGTTLLALRLSRRLSRRVATAAEAAVRSLQRAHPVLRAHIRAASTSSPTLAFPSPAPQLALAPQPSALDFDSLLEGELNSNPWASDPGPDGSPVLFAALYELPPPARGAALFVRIHTAACDRAASAALLRELLAHLGGAGDPEEEESAAVEAGLEDRIPQKDAWKPFWARGVDMVGYSINGLRTSTLPFEETGTARSTQMVRLAFGREETTRLLDACKENGVKLCSAMAAATLLAARQSKKLDSGQQETYSVATLINCRQFLEPALDDHNVGFFYSAITNTHKIHGEEGLWELAKRCHDSYISAKNSKKHLTDTADLNFLMCRAIENPQLTTASALRTALVSVFEEPATYDGLSGLQSKAGVEEYVGCATVHGIGPSIGVFDSVRDGQLDCACMYPSPLHSRKQIQEMFDKVKLILHEGCNAGDEKL from the exons ATGGATCCCGGGAAGGAGCAGACGGGTACGGCCGAGCCCGGCGCGGCGGCGTGCCGCACCCGCGCGGTGTGCGGCACGGAGTACAGCTGGTGCCGCGCCGTGCTGGGCGGCACCGGCACCACGCTCCTCGCGCTCCGCCTCTCGCGCCGCCTCTCGCGCCGCGTCGCCACCGCGGCCGAGGCGGCCGTCCGCTCCCTCCAGAGAGCGCACCCCGTCCTCCGCGCCCACATCCGCGCGGCCTCCACCTCCAGCCCCACCCTCGCCTTCCCCTCCCCCGCGCCGCAGCTCGCCCTCGCGCCCCAGCCGTCCGCGCTCGACTTCGACTCCCTCCTCGAGGGCGAGCTCAACAGCAACCCATGGGCGTCCGACCCCGGGCCCGACGGCTCCCCGGTGCTTTTCGCTGCGCTCTACGAGCTGCCGCCGCCAGCGCGCGGCGCGGCGCTGTTCGTCCGGATCCACACGGCTGCGTGCGACCGCGCGGCGTCGGCCGCGCTGCTGAGGGAGCTCCTGGCGCATCTGGGCGGCGCGGGCGACCCGGAGGAGGAGgagtcggcggcggtggaggccgGGCTGGAGGACAGGATACCGCAGAAGGACGCGTGGAAGCCGTTCTGGGCGCGTGGGGTGGACATGGTGGGCTACTCCATCAACGGCCTGCGCACGTCCACGCTGCCGTTCGAGGAGACCGGCACGGCCAGGTCGACGCAGATGGTGCGCCTCGCGTTCGGCCGCGAGGAGACGACGCGCCTGCTCGAT GCGTGCAAGGAGAACGGGGTGAAGCTTTGCTCGGCCATGGCTGCGGCGACGTTGCTGGCTGCACGGCAGTCGAAGAAGCTGGACAGTGGCCAGCAGGAGACGTACTCTGTGGCGACCCTGATCAACTGCCGCCAGTTTCTTGAGCCAGCTTTGGACGATCACAACGTTG GGTTCTTCTACTCTGCCATCACCAACACCCACAAGATACACGGAGAGGAGGGGCTATGGGAACTGGCCAAGAGGTGCCACGATTCCTACATCAGCGCCAAGAACAGCAAGAAGCACCTCACCGACACCGCCGACCTCAACTTCCTCATGTGCCGGGCCATCGAGAACCCGCAGCTGACGACGGCGTCGGCGCTCCGGACGGCGCTCGTCTCCGTGTTCGAGGAGCCGGCCACCTACGACGGCCTGTCCGGCCTGCAGAGCAAGGCCGGCGTGGAGGAGTACGTCGGCTGCGCCACCGTGCACGGCATCGGCCCGTCGATCGGCGTGTTCGACTCTGTCAGGGACGGGCAGCTGGACTGCGCGTGCATGTACCCTTCTCCTCTGCATTCCAGGAAGCAGATCCAGGAGATGTTTGACAAGGTGAAGCTGATTTTGCACGAAGGGTGCAACGCGGGTGATGAGAAACTATGA